From Danio rerio strain Tuebingen ecotype United States chromosome 7, GRCz12tu, whole genome shotgun sequence, the proteins below share one genomic window:
- the tle3b gene encoding transducin-like enhancer protein 3-B isoform X2, which translates to MYPQGRHPAPHQPGQPGFKFTVAESCDRIKDEFQFLQAQYHSLKVEYDKLANEKTEMQRHYVMYYEMSYGLNIEMHKQTEIAKRLNAILAQIMPFLSQEHQQQVAQAVERAKQVTMTELNAIIGVRGLPNLPLTQAHAVYPALMQQQLQAQHLSHAAHGPPVQLPPHPSGLQPPGIPPVTGSGSGLLALGALGSQAHLPVKDEKNHHDLEHRERESSTNNSVSPSDSLRASEKHRGSSEYSLDPKKRRVEEKDNMSRYDSDGDKSDDLVVDVSNEDPATPRVSPSHSPPENGLDKARALKKDAPNSPASVASSGSTPSSKAKDHPHNDKSSTPGLKSNTPTPRNDAPTPGTSNTPGLRPHPGKPPGMEALTAPALRTPLSIAPPYGTPFMMGHHPEMNGSLTSPGVYPGLHISPQMSAAAAAAYGRTHMPGFDPHPHMRAPVLPASLTSIPGGKPAYSFHVSADGQMQPVPFPPDALIGPGIPRHARQINTLSHGEVVCAVTISNPTRHVYTGGKGCVKIWDISQPGSKSPVSQLDCLNRDNYIRSCKLLPDGRTLIVGGEASTLTIWDLASQTPRIKAELTSSAPACYALAISPDAKVCFSCCSDGNIAVWDLHNQTLVRQFQGHTDGASCIDISHDGTKLWTGGLDNTVRSWDLREGRQLQQHDFTSQIFSLGYCPTGEWLAVGMESSNVEVLHHTKPDKYQLHLHESCVLSLKFAYCGKWFVSTGKDNLLNAWRTPYGASIFQSKESSSVLSCDISADDKYIVTGSGDKKATVYEVIY; encoded by the exons actgAGATTGCCAAACGGCTAAATGCAATTCTTGCTCAAATCATGCCTTTTTTGTCACAAGAG CACCAACAGCAGGTCGCACAGGCTGTTGAACGTGCTAAGCAAGTGACAATGACCGAGTTGAATGCCATCATCGGGGTACGTGGACTTCCCAATCTGCCTCTCACC CAGGCTCATGCTGTCTACCCTGCTCTGATG cagcagcagctccagGCTCAGCATCTTTCTCATGCTGCCCATGGACCACCAGTCCAGCTGCCCCCTCACCCCTCGGGGCTGCAGCCCCCAGGCATCCCTCCAGTCACAGGCTCAGGGTCAGGTCTGCTGGCACTGGGAGCTCTGGGCAGCCAGGCACACCTGCCAGTCAAAGATGAGAAGAACCACCATGACCTGGAGCACAGAG AGCGGGAGTCTAGCACG AATAATTCCGTATCACCGTCAGACAGCCTGAGGGCCAGTGAGAAACATAGAGGCTCTTCTGAATACAGTCTGGATCCAAAGAAGCGTAGAGTGGAGGAGAAGGACAACATGAGCCGATAT GATAGCGATGGTGACAAAAGTGACGATCTGGTGGTGGATGTGTCCAACGAG GATCCAGCTACTCCAAGAGTCAGCCCGTCACACTCTCCTCCTGAGAACGGTCTGGATAAAGCCAGAGCGCTGAAGAAAGACGCCCCAAACAGCCCAGCTTCCGTGGCGTCCTCTGGGAGCACCCCATCCTCCAAAGCGAAGGACCACCCACAT AACGACAAGTCCTCCACCCCAGGTTTGAAGTCCAACACCCCTACCCCACGCAACGACGCTCCCACCCCAGGAACCAGCAACACCCCCGGGCTCAGGCCCCATCCCGGAAAACCACCTGGCATGGAAGCACTGA CAGCACCTGCTCTTCGTACACCGTTGTCGATTGCACCACCATATGGGACTCCCTTCATGATGGGTCACCACCCAGAGATGAACGGCTCATTGACAAGTCCTGGTGTTTATCCTGGCCTTCACATTTCTCCTCAGATGAGCGCAGCAGCCGCTGCTGCCTATGGACGCACACATATG CCGGGCTTTGATCCTCATCCCCACATGCGTGCACCCGTTCTGCCAGCAAGTCTGACCTCTATCCCTGGAGGAAAACC GGCCTACTCCTTCCATGTTAGCGCGGATGGCCAGATGCAGCCAGTTCCGTTTCCTCCTGACGCTCTGATTGGTCCAGGAATTCCCCGTCACGCTCGCCAGATCAACACACTGAGCCACGGAGAGGTTGTGTGCGCTGTGACCATCAGCAACCCCACACGGCATGTTTACACTGGTGGCAAGGGCTGTGTGAAGATCTGGGACATCAGTCAACCCGGCAGCAAGAGCCCCGTCTCACAACTCGACtgcctg AACAGGGATAACTATATCCGTTCCTGTAAGCTGCTTCCGGATGGCCGTACTCTGATTGTTGGAGGGGAAGCCAGCACTCTGACCATATGGGATTTGGCCTCTCAGACTCCTCGTATCAAAGCAGAGCTCACCTCTTCTGCCCCGGCTTGTTATGCGCTGGCGATCAGCCCTGATGCCAAGGTCTGCTTCTCCTGCTGCAGTGATGGAAATATTGCCGTCTGGGACCTTCATAACCAAACCCTTGTGAG gCAGTTCCAGGGACACACAGATGGGGCGAGTTGTATAGATATTTCCCATGATGGCACCAAACTGTGGACAGGTGGACTGGACAACACTGTACGGTCCTGGGACCTGAGAGAGGGTCGCCAGCTTCAGCAGCATGACTTCACATCACAG ATCTTCTCTCTGGGCTACTGTCCGACGGGCGAGTGGCTGGCTGTGGGAATGGAGAGCAGTAATGTGGAGGTGCTTCATCACACCAAGCCTGACAAGTACCAGCTGCACCTGCACGAGAGCTGTGTCCTCTCCCTCAAATTTGCCTACTGTG gtaaatggtttgtgagcactgGGAAGGACAATCTCTTGAATGCCTGGAGGACTCCCTATGGTGCCAGCATTTTCCAG TCCAAGGAGTCGTCCTCTGTCCTGAGCTGTGACATCTCGGCTGATGATAAGTACATTGTGACGGGATCTGGTGACAAGAAGGCCACGGTGTATGAAGTCATCTACTAA
- the tle3b gene encoding transducin-like enhancer protein 3-B isoform X1 yields the protein MYPQGRHPAPHQPGQPGFKFTVAESCDRIKDEFQFLQAQYHSLKVEYDKLANEKTEMQRHYVMYYEMSYGLNIEMHKQTEIAKRLNAILAQIMPFLSQEHQQQVAQAVERAKQVTMTELNAIIGVRGLPNLPLTQQAHAVYPALMQQQLQAQHLSHAAHGPPVQLPPHPSGLQPPGIPPVTGSGSGLLALGALGSQAHLPVKDEKNHHDLEHRERESSTNNSVSPSDSLRASEKHRGSSEYSLDPKKRRVEEKDNMSRYDSDGDKSDDLVVDVSNEDPATPRVSPSHSPPENGLDKARALKKDAPNSPASVASSGSTPSSKAKDHPHNDKSSTPGLKSNTPTPRNDAPTPGTSNTPGLRPHPGKPPGMEALTAPALRTPLSIAPPYGTPFMMGHHPEMNGSLTSPGVYPGLHISPQMSAAAAAAYGRTHMPGFDPHPHMRAPVLPASLTSIPGGKPAYSFHVSADGQMQPVPFPPDALIGPGIPRHARQINTLSHGEVVCAVTISNPTRHVYTGGKGCVKIWDISQPGSKSPVSQLDCLNRDNYIRSCKLLPDGRTLIVGGEASTLTIWDLASQTPRIKAELTSSAPACYALAISPDAKVCFSCCSDGNIAVWDLHNQTLVRQFQGHTDGASCIDISHDGTKLWTGGLDNTVRSWDLREGRQLQQHDFTSQIFSLGYCPTGEWLAVGMESSNVEVLHHTKPDKYQLHLHESCVLSLKFAYCGKWFVSTGKDNLLNAWRTPYGASIFQSKESSSVLSCDISADDKYIVTGSGDKKATVYEVIY from the exons actgAGATTGCCAAACGGCTAAATGCAATTCTTGCTCAAATCATGCCTTTTTTGTCACAAGAG CACCAACAGCAGGTCGCACAGGCTGTTGAACGTGCTAAGCAAGTGACAATGACCGAGTTGAATGCCATCATCGGGGTACGTGGACTTCCCAATCTGCCTCTCACC CAGCAGGCTCATGCTGTCTACCCTGCTCTGATG cagcagcagctccagGCTCAGCATCTTTCTCATGCTGCCCATGGACCACCAGTCCAGCTGCCCCCTCACCCCTCGGGGCTGCAGCCCCCAGGCATCCCTCCAGTCACAGGCTCAGGGTCAGGTCTGCTGGCACTGGGAGCTCTGGGCAGCCAGGCACACCTGCCAGTCAAAGATGAGAAGAACCACCATGACCTGGAGCACAGAG AGCGGGAGTCTAGCACG AATAATTCCGTATCACCGTCAGACAGCCTGAGGGCCAGTGAGAAACATAGAGGCTCTTCTGAATACAGTCTGGATCCAAAGAAGCGTAGAGTGGAGGAGAAGGACAACATGAGCCGATAT GATAGCGATGGTGACAAAAGTGACGATCTGGTGGTGGATGTGTCCAACGAG GATCCAGCTACTCCAAGAGTCAGCCCGTCACACTCTCCTCCTGAGAACGGTCTGGATAAAGCCAGAGCGCTGAAGAAAGACGCCCCAAACAGCCCAGCTTCCGTGGCGTCCTCTGGGAGCACCCCATCCTCCAAAGCGAAGGACCACCCACAT AACGACAAGTCCTCCACCCCAGGTTTGAAGTCCAACACCCCTACCCCACGCAACGACGCTCCCACCCCAGGAACCAGCAACACCCCCGGGCTCAGGCCCCATCCCGGAAAACCACCTGGCATGGAAGCACTGA CAGCACCTGCTCTTCGTACACCGTTGTCGATTGCACCACCATATGGGACTCCCTTCATGATGGGTCACCACCCAGAGATGAACGGCTCATTGACAAGTCCTGGTGTTTATCCTGGCCTTCACATTTCTCCTCAGATGAGCGCAGCAGCCGCTGCTGCCTATGGACGCACACATATG CCGGGCTTTGATCCTCATCCCCACATGCGTGCACCCGTTCTGCCAGCAAGTCTGACCTCTATCCCTGGAGGAAAACC GGCCTACTCCTTCCATGTTAGCGCGGATGGCCAGATGCAGCCAGTTCCGTTTCCTCCTGACGCTCTGATTGGTCCAGGAATTCCCCGTCACGCTCGCCAGATCAACACACTGAGCCACGGAGAGGTTGTGTGCGCTGTGACCATCAGCAACCCCACACGGCATGTTTACACTGGTGGCAAGGGCTGTGTGAAGATCTGGGACATCAGTCAACCCGGCAGCAAGAGCCCCGTCTCACAACTCGACtgcctg AACAGGGATAACTATATCCGTTCCTGTAAGCTGCTTCCGGATGGCCGTACTCTGATTGTTGGAGGGGAAGCCAGCACTCTGACCATATGGGATTTGGCCTCTCAGACTCCTCGTATCAAAGCAGAGCTCACCTCTTCTGCCCCGGCTTGTTATGCGCTGGCGATCAGCCCTGATGCCAAGGTCTGCTTCTCCTGCTGCAGTGATGGAAATATTGCCGTCTGGGACCTTCATAACCAAACCCTTGTGAG gCAGTTCCAGGGACACACAGATGGGGCGAGTTGTATAGATATTTCCCATGATGGCACCAAACTGTGGACAGGTGGACTGGACAACACTGTACGGTCCTGGGACCTGAGAGAGGGTCGCCAGCTTCAGCAGCATGACTTCACATCACAG ATCTTCTCTCTGGGCTACTGTCCGACGGGCGAGTGGCTGGCTGTGGGAATGGAGAGCAGTAATGTGGAGGTGCTTCATCACACCAAGCCTGACAAGTACCAGCTGCACCTGCACGAGAGCTGTGTCCTCTCCCTCAAATTTGCCTACTGTG gtaaatggtttgtgagcactgGGAAGGACAATCTCTTGAATGCCTGGAGGACTCCCTATGGTGCCAGCATTTTCCAG TCCAAGGAGTCGTCCTCTGTCCTGAGCTGTGACATCTCGGCTGATGATAAGTACATTGTGACGGGATCTGGTGACAAGAAGGCCACGGTGTATGAAGTCATCTACTAA
- the tle3b gene encoding transducin-like enhancer protein 3-B isoform X7: protein MYPQGRHPAPHQPGQPGFKFTVAESCDRIKDEFQFLQAQYHSLKVEYDKLANEKTEMQRHYVMYYEMSYGLNIEMHKQTEIAKRLNAILAQIMPFLSQEHQQQVAQAVERAKQVTMTELNAIIGVRGLPNLPLTQQQLQAQHLSHAAHGPPVQLPPHPSGLQPPGIPPVTGSGSGLLALGALGSQAHLPVKDEKNHHDLEHRERESSTNNSVSPSDSLRASEKHRGSSEYSLDPKKRRVEEKDNMSRYDSDGDKSDDLVVDVSNEDPATPRVSPSHSPPENGLDKARALKKDAPNSPASVASSGSTPSSKAKDHPHNDKSSTPGLKSNTPTPRNDAPTPGTSNTPGLRPHPGKPPGMEALTAPALRTPLSIAPPYGTPFMMGHHPEMNGSLTSPGVYPGLHISPQMSAAAAAAYGRTHMPGFDPHPHMRAPVLPASLTSIPGGKPAYSFHVSADGQMQPVPFPPDALIGPGIPRHARQINTLSHGEVVCAVTISNPTRHVYTGGKGCVKIWDISQPGSKSPVSQLDCLNRDNYIRSCKLLPDGRTLIVGGEASTLTIWDLASQTPRIKAELTSSAPACYALAISPDAKVCFSCCSDGNIAVWDLHNQTLVRQFQGHTDGASCIDISHDGTKLWTGGLDNTVRSWDLREGRQLQQHDFTSQIFSLGYCPTGEWLAVGMESSNVEVLHHTKPDKYQLHLHESCVLSLKFAYCGKWFVSTGKDNLLNAWRTPYGASIFQSKESSSVLSCDISADDKYIVTGSGDKKATVYEVIY from the exons actgAGATTGCCAAACGGCTAAATGCAATTCTTGCTCAAATCATGCCTTTTTTGTCACAAGAG CACCAACAGCAGGTCGCACAGGCTGTTGAACGTGCTAAGCAAGTGACAATGACCGAGTTGAATGCCATCATCGGGGTACGTGGACTTCCCAATCTGCCTCTCACC cagcagcagctccagGCTCAGCATCTTTCTCATGCTGCCCATGGACCACCAGTCCAGCTGCCCCCTCACCCCTCGGGGCTGCAGCCCCCAGGCATCCCTCCAGTCACAGGCTCAGGGTCAGGTCTGCTGGCACTGGGAGCTCTGGGCAGCCAGGCACACCTGCCAGTCAAAGATGAGAAGAACCACCATGACCTGGAGCACAGAG AGCGGGAGTCTAGCACG AATAATTCCGTATCACCGTCAGACAGCCTGAGGGCCAGTGAGAAACATAGAGGCTCTTCTGAATACAGTCTGGATCCAAAGAAGCGTAGAGTGGAGGAGAAGGACAACATGAGCCGATAT GATAGCGATGGTGACAAAAGTGACGATCTGGTGGTGGATGTGTCCAACGAG GATCCAGCTACTCCAAGAGTCAGCCCGTCACACTCTCCTCCTGAGAACGGTCTGGATAAAGCCAGAGCGCTGAAGAAAGACGCCCCAAACAGCCCAGCTTCCGTGGCGTCCTCTGGGAGCACCCCATCCTCCAAAGCGAAGGACCACCCACAT AACGACAAGTCCTCCACCCCAGGTTTGAAGTCCAACACCCCTACCCCACGCAACGACGCTCCCACCCCAGGAACCAGCAACACCCCCGGGCTCAGGCCCCATCCCGGAAAACCACCTGGCATGGAAGCACTGA CAGCACCTGCTCTTCGTACACCGTTGTCGATTGCACCACCATATGGGACTCCCTTCATGATGGGTCACCACCCAGAGATGAACGGCTCATTGACAAGTCCTGGTGTTTATCCTGGCCTTCACATTTCTCCTCAGATGAGCGCAGCAGCCGCTGCTGCCTATGGACGCACACATATG CCGGGCTTTGATCCTCATCCCCACATGCGTGCACCCGTTCTGCCAGCAAGTCTGACCTCTATCCCTGGAGGAAAACC GGCCTACTCCTTCCATGTTAGCGCGGATGGCCAGATGCAGCCAGTTCCGTTTCCTCCTGACGCTCTGATTGGTCCAGGAATTCCCCGTCACGCTCGCCAGATCAACACACTGAGCCACGGAGAGGTTGTGTGCGCTGTGACCATCAGCAACCCCACACGGCATGTTTACACTGGTGGCAAGGGCTGTGTGAAGATCTGGGACATCAGTCAACCCGGCAGCAAGAGCCCCGTCTCACAACTCGACtgcctg AACAGGGATAACTATATCCGTTCCTGTAAGCTGCTTCCGGATGGCCGTACTCTGATTGTTGGAGGGGAAGCCAGCACTCTGACCATATGGGATTTGGCCTCTCAGACTCCTCGTATCAAAGCAGAGCTCACCTCTTCTGCCCCGGCTTGTTATGCGCTGGCGATCAGCCCTGATGCCAAGGTCTGCTTCTCCTGCTGCAGTGATGGAAATATTGCCGTCTGGGACCTTCATAACCAAACCCTTGTGAG gCAGTTCCAGGGACACACAGATGGGGCGAGTTGTATAGATATTTCCCATGATGGCACCAAACTGTGGACAGGTGGACTGGACAACACTGTACGGTCCTGGGACCTGAGAGAGGGTCGCCAGCTTCAGCAGCATGACTTCACATCACAG ATCTTCTCTCTGGGCTACTGTCCGACGGGCGAGTGGCTGGCTGTGGGAATGGAGAGCAGTAATGTGGAGGTGCTTCATCACACCAAGCCTGACAAGTACCAGCTGCACCTGCACGAGAGCTGTGTCCTCTCCCTCAAATTTGCCTACTGTG gtaaatggtttgtgagcactgGGAAGGACAATCTCTTGAATGCCTGGAGGACTCCCTATGGTGCCAGCATTTTCCAG TCCAAGGAGTCGTCCTCTGTCCTGAGCTGTGACATCTCGGCTGATGATAAGTACATTGTGACGGGATCTGGTGACAAGAAGGCCACGGTGTATGAAGTCATCTACTAA
- the tle3b gene encoding transducin-like enhancer protein 3-B isoform X8: MYPQGRHPAPHQPGQPGFKFTVAESCDRIKDEFQFLQAQYHSLKVEYDKLANEKTEMQRHYVMYYEMSYGLNIEMHKQTEIAKRLNAILAQIMPFLSQEHQQQVAQAVERAKQVTMTELNAIIGQAHAVYPALMQQQLQAQHLSHAAHGPPVQLPPHPSGLQPPGIPPVTGSGSGLLALGALGSQAHLPVKDEKNHHDLEHRERESSTNNSVSPSDSLRASEKHRGSSEYSLDPKKRRVEEKDNMSRYDSDGDKSDDLVVDVSNEDPATPRVSPSHSPPENGLDKARALKKDAPNSPASVASSGSTPSSKAKDHPHNDKSSTPGLKSNTPTPRNDAPTPGTSNTPGLRPHPGKPPGMEALTAPALRTPLSIAPPYGTPFMMGHHPEMNGSLTSPGVYPGLHISPQMSAAAAAAYGRTHMPGFDPHPHMRAPVLPASLTSIPGGKPAYSFHVSADGQMQPVPFPPDALIGPGIPRHARQINTLSHGEVVCAVTISNPTRHVYTGGKGCVKIWDISQPGSKSPVSQLDCLNRDNYIRSCKLLPDGRTLIVGGEASTLTIWDLASQTPRIKAELTSSAPACYALAISPDAKVCFSCCSDGNIAVWDLHNQTLVRQFQGHTDGASCIDISHDGTKLWTGGLDNTVRSWDLREGRQLQQHDFTSQIFSLGYCPTGEWLAVGMESSNVEVLHHTKPDKYQLHLHESCVLSLKFAYCGKWFVSTGKDNLLNAWRTPYGASIFQSKESSSVLSCDISADDKYIVTGSGDKKATVYEVIY, translated from the exons actgAGATTGCCAAACGGCTAAATGCAATTCTTGCTCAAATCATGCCTTTTTTGTCACAAGAG CACCAACAGCAGGTCGCACAGGCTGTTGAACGTGCTAAGCAAGTGACAATGACCGAGTTGAATGCCATCATCGGG CAGGCTCATGCTGTCTACCCTGCTCTGATG cagcagcagctccagGCTCAGCATCTTTCTCATGCTGCCCATGGACCACCAGTCCAGCTGCCCCCTCACCCCTCGGGGCTGCAGCCCCCAGGCATCCCTCCAGTCACAGGCTCAGGGTCAGGTCTGCTGGCACTGGGAGCTCTGGGCAGCCAGGCACACCTGCCAGTCAAAGATGAGAAGAACCACCATGACCTGGAGCACAGAG AGCGGGAGTCTAGCACG AATAATTCCGTATCACCGTCAGACAGCCTGAGGGCCAGTGAGAAACATAGAGGCTCTTCTGAATACAGTCTGGATCCAAAGAAGCGTAGAGTGGAGGAGAAGGACAACATGAGCCGATAT GATAGCGATGGTGACAAAAGTGACGATCTGGTGGTGGATGTGTCCAACGAG GATCCAGCTACTCCAAGAGTCAGCCCGTCACACTCTCCTCCTGAGAACGGTCTGGATAAAGCCAGAGCGCTGAAGAAAGACGCCCCAAACAGCCCAGCTTCCGTGGCGTCCTCTGGGAGCACCCCATCCTCCAAAGCGAAGGACCACCCACAT AACGACAAGTCCTCCACCCCAGGTTTGAAGTCCAACACCCCTACCCCACGCAACGACGCTCCCACCCCAGGAACCAGCAACACCCCCGGGCTCAGGCCCCATCCCGGAAAACCACCTGGCATGGAAGCACTGA CAGCACCTGCTCTTCGTACACCGTTGTCGATTGCACCACCATATGGGACTCCCTTCATGATGGGTCACCACCCAGAGATGAACGGCTCATTGACAAGTCCTGGTGTTTATCCTGGCCTTCACATTTCTCCTCAGATGAGCGCAGCAGCCGCTGCTGCCTATGGACGCACACATATG CCGGGCTTTGATCCTCATCCCCACATGCGTGCACCCGTTCTGCCAGCAAGTCTGACCTCTATCCCTGGAGGAAAACC GGCCTACTCCTTCCATGTTAGCGCGGATGGCCAGATGCAGCCAGTTCCGTTTCCTCCTGACGCTCTGATTGGTCCAGGAATTCCCCGTCACGCTCGCCAGATCAACACACTGAGCCACGGAGAGGTTGTGTGCGCTGTGACCATCAGCAACCCCACACGGCATGTTTACACTGGTGGCAAGGGCTGTGTGAAGATCTGGGACATCAGTCAACCCGGCAGCAAGAGCCCCGTCTCACAACTCGACtgcctg AACAGGGATAACTATATCCGTTCCTGTAAGCTGCTTCCGGATGGCCGTACTCTGATTGTTGGAGGGGAAGCCAGCACTCTGACCATATGGGATTTGGCCTCTCAGACTCCTCGTATCAAAGCAGAGCTCACCTCTTCTGCCCCGGCTTGTTATGCGCTGGCGATCAGCCCTGATGCCAAGGTCTGCTTCTCCTGCTGCAGTGATGGAAATATTGCCGTCTGGGACCTTCATAACCAAACCCTTGTGAG gCAGTTCCAGGGACACACAGATGGGGCGAGTTGTATAGATATTTCCCATGATGGCACCAAACTGTGGACAGGTGGACTGGACAACACTGTACGGTCCTGGGACCTGAGAGAGGGTCGCCAGCTTCAGCAGCATGACTTCACATCACAG ATCTTCTCTCTGGGCTACTGTCCGACGGGCGAGTGGCTGGCTGTGGGAATGGAGAGCAGTAATGTGGAGGTGCTTCATCACACCAAGCCTGACAAGTACCAGCTGCACCTGCACGAGAGCTGTGTCCTCTCCCTCAAATTTGCCTACTGTG gtaaatggtttgtgagcactgGGAAGGACAATCTCTTGAATGCCTGGAGGACTCCCTATGGTGCCAGCATTTTCCAG TCCAAGGAGTCGTCCTCTGTCCTGAGCTGTGACATCTCGGCTGATGATAAGTACATTGTGACGGGATCTGGTGACAAGAAGGCCACGGTGTATGAAGTCATCTACTAA
- the tle3b gene encoding transducin-like enhancer protein 3-B isoform X9 — protein MYPQGRHPAPHQPGQPGFKFTVAESCDRIKDEFQFLQAQYHSLKVEYDKLANEKTEMQRHYVMYYEMSYGLNIEMHKQTEIAKRLNAILAQIMPFLSQEHQQQVAQAVERAKQVTMTELNAIIGQQAHAVYPALMQQLQAQHLSHAAHGPPVQLPPHPSGLQPPGIPPVTGSGSGLLALGALGSQAHLPVKDEKNHHDLEHRERESSTNNSVSPSDSLRASEKHRGSSEYSLDPKKRRVEEKDNMSRYDSDGDKSDDLVVDVSNEDPATPRVSPSHSPPENGLDKARALKKDAPNSPASVASSGSTPSSKAKDHPHNDKSSTPGLKSNTPTPRNDAPTPGTSNTPGLRPHPGKPPGMEALTAPALRTPLSIAPPYGTPFMMGHHPEMNGSLTSPGVYPGLHISPQMSAAAAAAYGRTHMPGFDPHPHMRAPVLPASLTSIPGGKPAYSFHVSADGQMQPVPFPPDALIGPGIPRHARQINTLSHGEVVCAVTISNPTRHVYTGGKGCVKIWDISQPGSKSPVSQLDCLNRDNYIRSCKLLPDGRTLIVGGEASTLTIWDLASQTPRIKAELTSSAPACYALAISPDAKVCFSCCSDGNIAVWDLHNQTLVRQFQGHTDGASCIDISHDGTKLWTGGLDNTVRSWDLREGRQLQQHDFTSQIFSLGYCPTGEWLAVGMESSNVEVLHHTKPDKYQLHLHESCVLSLKFAYCGKWFVSTGKDNLLNAWRTPYGASIFQSKESSSVLSCDISADDKYIVTGSGDKKATVYEVIY, from the exons actgAGATTGCCAAACGGCTAAATGCAATTCTTGCTCAAATCATGCCTTTTTTGTCACAAGAG CACCAACAGCAGGTCGCACAGGCTGTTGAACGTGCTAAGCAAGTGACAATGACCGAGTTGAATGCCATCATCGGG CAGCAGGCTCATGCTGTCTACCCTGCTCTGATG cagcagctccagGCTCAGCATCTTTCTCATGCTGCCCATGGACCACCAGTCCAGCTGCCCCCTCACCCCTCGGGGCTGCAGCCCCCAGGCATCCCTCCAGTCACAGGCTCAGGGTCAGGTCTGCTGGCACTGGGAGCTCTGGGCAGCCAGGCACACCTGCCAGTCAAAGATGAGAAGAACCACCATGACCTGGAGCACAGAG AGCGGGAGTCTAGCACG AATAATTCCGTATCACCGTCAGACAGCCTGAGGGCCAGTGAGAAACATAGAGGCTCTTCTGAATACAGTCTGGATCCAAAGAAGCGTAGAGTGGAGGAGAAGGACAACATGAGCCGATAT GATAGCGATGGTGACAAAAGTGACGATCTGGTGGTGGATGTGTCCAACGAG GATCCAGCTACTCCAAGAGTCAGCCCGTCACACTCTCCTCCTGAGAACGGTCTGGATAAAGCCAGAGCGCTGAAGAAAGACGCCCCAAACAGCCCAGCTTCCGTGGCGTCCTCTGGGAGCACCCCATCCTCCAAAGCGAAGGACCACCCACAT AACGACAAGTCCTCCACCCCAGGTTTGAAGTCCAACACCCCTACCCCACGCAACGACGCTCCCACCCCAGGAACCAGCAACACCCCCGGGCTCAGGCCCCATCCCGGAAAACCACCTGGCATGGAAGCACTGA CAGCACCTGCTCTTCGTACACCGTTGTCGATTGCACCACCATATGGGACTCCCTTCATGATGGGTCACCACCCAGAGATGAACGGCTCATTGACAAGTCCTGGTGTTTATCCTGGCCTTCACATTTCTCCTCAGATGAGCGCAGCAGCCGCTGCTGCCTATGGACGCACACATATG CCGGGCTTTGATCCTCATCCCCACATGCGTGCACCCGTTCTGCCAGCAAGTCTGACCTCTATCCCTGGAGGAAAACC GGCCTACTCCTTCCATGTTAGCGCGGATGGCCAGATGCAGCCAGTTCCGTTTCCTCCTGACGCTCTGATTGGTCCAGGAATTCCCCGTCACGCTCGCCAGATCAACACACTGAGCCACGGAGAGGTTGTGTGCGCTGTGACCATCAGCAACCCCACACGGCATGTTTACACTGGTGGCAAGGGCTGTGTGAAGATCTGGGACATCAGTCAACCCGGCAGCAAGAGCCCCGTCTCACAACTCGACtgcctg AACAGGGATAACTATATCCGTTCCTGTAAGCTGCTTCCGGATGGCCGTACTCTGATTGTTGGAGGGGAAGCCAGCACTCTGACCATATGGGATTTGGCCTCTCAGACTCCTCGTATCAAAGCAGAGCTCACCTCTTCTGCCCCGGCTTGTTATGCGCTGGCGATCAGCCCTGATGCCAAGGTCTGCTTCTCCTGCTGCAGTGATGGAAATATTGCCGTCTGGGACCTTCATAACCAAACCCTTGTGAG gCAGTTCCAGGGACACACAGATGGGGCGAGTTGTATAGATATTTCCCATGATGGCACCAAACTGTGGACAGGTGGACTGGACAACACTGTACGGTCCTGGGACCTGAGAGAGGGTCGCCAGCTTCAGCAGCATGACTTCACATCACAG ATCTTCTCTCTGGGCTACTGTCCGACGGGCGAGTGGCTGGCTGTGGGAATGGAGAGCAGTAATGTGGAGGTGCTTCATCACACCAAGCCTGACAAGTACCAGCTGCACCTGCACGAGAGCTGTGTCCTCTCCCTCAAATTTGCCTACTGTG gtaaatggtttgtgagcactgGGAAGGACAATCTCTTGAATGCCTGGAGGACTCCCTATGGTGCCAGCATTTTCCAG TCCAAGGAGTCGTCCTCTGTCCTGAGCTGTGACATCTCGGCTGATGATAAGTACATTGTGACGGGATCTGGTGACAAGAAGGCCACGGTGTATGAAGTCATCTACTAA